One window of the Zea mays cultivar B73 chromosome 3, Zm-B73-REFERENCE-NAM-5.0, whole genome shotgun sequence genome contains the following:
- the LOC103650540 gene encoding nuclear export mediator factor NEMF has translation MVKARMTTTDVAAEVKCLRRLIGMRLANVYDITPKTYLFKLMNSSGITESGESEKVLLLMESGVRFHTTQYVRDKSTTPSGFTLKLRKHIRNKRLEDVRMLGYDRIILFQFGLGSNAHFIILELYAQGNILLTDSEYTVLTLLRSHRDDNKGLAIMSRHRYPVEACRVFGRTDFAKLKDMLTKPDKADDKEEITSGSTDAQETSQSTNDEVLVTEISEKSLSKKEKKAAAKAKQFGSNAKVNNGAQSNKATLKTILGEALAYGPALAEHIILDAGLVPSTKVGKDPESTINDSTVQSLMESITRFEDWLVDIISGQRIPEGYILMQNKMTAKNITPLEEASINHKIYDEYCPVLLNQFKSREYNEFATFDAALDEFYSKIESQKVNQQQKAKEESAAQRLNKIKLDQENRVHTLRKEVDHCVKMAELIEYNLEDVDAAILAVRVSLANEMSWEALTRMIKEERKAGNPVAGLIDKLNFERNCITLLLSNNLDDMDEDEKTAPVEKVEVDIALSAHANARRWYEMKKKQESKQEKTITAHDKAFKAAEKKTRLQLAQEKTVAAITHMRKVHWFEKFNWFISSENYLIISGRDAQQNELIVKRYMSKGDLYVHAELHGASSTIIKNHKPDTPIPPLTLNQAGCFTVCHSKAWDSKIVTSAWWVYPHQVSKTAPTGEYLTVGSFMIRGKKNFLPPHPLVMGFGILFRLDESSLASHLNERRVRGEDEALHEMEAESRKKQSNPESDEDIGSEGANKETHEDESNGQTTNIQQNNDLELPDLSSNIGTANSSELLPEIQAEETLDNGSSILKEETIEASVSSQLDDLLDKTLCLGPAKVSGKSSLLTSIPSSLAEDDDDLEVKRPTIRDKPYISKAERRKLKKGQVNDETATDSQNGEAVETPGTSKQEKGKAETKATDSKASQPDTSQQEKGKANTKATGSKLSQPGNSQQEKGKGSTHAGNAKVSRGQKGKLKKIKEKYAEQDEEEREIRMALLASSGKALRKDKPSQDVEETSVKESKPSAGEDDSSKICYKCKKAGHLSRDCPESTSEVDRNDGSISRSRDDTGTNTAPAGGNSPMDEDDVQEIGDEEKEKLIDLDYLTGNPLPNDILLYAVPVCAPYNALQTYKYRVKITPGTAKKGKAAKTAMSLFLHTPDATNREKELMKACTDPELVAAIVGNAKITAPGLTQLKQKQKQKGKKSAKQN, from the exons ACATACCTTTTCAAGCTGATGAACAGCAGTGGGATTACTGAATCAGGGGAAAGCGAGAAGGTCTTGTTGCTCATGGAGAGTGGTGTCAGGTTCCACACCACCCAATACGTTCG TGACAAGAGTACCACCCCTTCAGGTTTCACTCTGAAACTACGAAAGCACATTCGTAACAAGAGACTTGAAGATGTCCGTATGCTCGGATATGACAGG aTTATCCTTTTCCAATTTGGGCTTGGTAGTAATGCACATTTCATAATTTTAGAGCTATATGCACAAGGAAACATTCTTCTCACGGATTCAGAATACACAGTATTGACACTACTCCGTTCTCACAG AGATGACAACAAAGGATTGGCCATCATGTCACGTCATCGCTATCCAGTAGAAGCTTGCCGTGTTTTTGGCAGGACTGACTTTGCAAAGTTAAAGGACATGTTGACAAAGCCTGATAAGGCTGATGATAAAGAGGAAATTACGTCTGGATCAACCGATGCTCAGGAAACTTCTCAATCCACCAATGATGAAGTGTTGGTAACTGAAATATCTGAAAAATCACTGAGTAAAAAAGAAAAGAAGGCTGCTGCAAAAGCTAAGCAGTTTGGTTCAAATGCAAAAGTAAACAATGGTGCTCAATCCAATAAAGCTACTCTGAAGACAATTCTTGGTGAGGCACTGGCTTATGGCCCTGCACTAGCAGAGCATATCATATTGGATGCTGGTTTGGTTCCAAGTACAAAGGTTGGGAAAGACCCAGAGAGCACTATCAATGACAGCACTGTTCAGTCTCTAATGGAATCTATTACAAGGTTTGAGGACTGGCTTGTAGATATTATATCCGGCCAAAGGATTCCTGAGGGTTATATTCTCATGCAAAATAAGATGACCGCAAAGAACATCACACCCTTGGAAGAGGCTTCGATTAATCATAAG ATATATGATGAATATTGCCCTGTTCTGTTGAATCAATTCAAGTCAAGGGAATATAATGAATTTGCGACATTTGATGCTGCATTAGACGAGTTCTACAGCAAAATAGAAAGTCAAAAGGTGAATCAACAGCAGAAAGCAAAAGAGGAATCTGCAGCTCAGAGGCTGAACAAAATAAAATTGGATCAG GAGAATCGTGTGCATACATTGAGGAAGGAAGTGGACCATTGTGTCAAAATGGCAGAATTAATTGAATACAATTTAGAGGATGTAGATGCAGCAATTTTGGCTGTGCGTGTTTCTCTTGCAAATGAAATGAGTTGGGAAGCTCTTACTCGCATGATTAAAGAGGAAAGAAAGGCTGGAAACCCAGTAGCAGGACTTATCGACAAACTAAATTTTGAAAGAAATTGTATCACTCTACTCTTGAGCAATAATCTTGATGACATGGATGAGGATGAAAAAACTGCACCTGTGGAGAAG GTAGAGGTTGATATAGCACTTTCTGCACATGCAAATGCAAGACGGTGGTATGAAATGAAGAAGAAACAGGAAAGTAAACAAGAGAAGACTATCACAGCTCATGATAAGGCGTTTAAAGCAGCTGAGAAGAAGACACGCCTTCAGCTTGCTCAG GAAAAAACAGTAGCCGCAATCACTCATATGCGCAAAGTTCACTGGTTTGAGAAATTCAATTGGTTCATCAGCAGTGAAAACTACTTGATAATCAGTGGCCGAGATGCTCAACAAAACGAGTTGATTGTGAAGCGCTATATGTCCAAAGGAGATCT GTATGTGCATGCCGAGTTGCATGGAGCTTCCAGTACTATAATCAAGAATCACAAACCTGACACTCCTATTCCACCATTAACATTAAACCAAGCAGGATGCTTCACT GTTTGCCACAGCAAAGCATGGGATTCAAAAATTGTTACAAGTGCTTGGTGGGTGTATCCACATCAAGTTAGCAAGACAGCTCCTACTGGCGAGTACCTTACTGTTGGTAGTTTTATGATCCGTGGCAAGAAAAATTTTCTTCCACCTCACCCCCTTGTTATGGGCTTTGGTATACTCTTCCGTTTGGACGAGAGCTCCCTAGCATCTCATTTGAATGAAAGGAGGGTTAGGGGTGAAGATGAGGCCCTCCATGAAATGGAAGCAGAGTCTCGCAAGAAGCAAAGTAACCCTGAATCTGATGAAGATATTGGTAGTGAAGGTGCAAATAAGGAAACTCATGAAGATGAATCAAACGGGCAAACTACAAACATTCAACAAAACAATGATCTTGAGCTTCCTGATCTGTCTAGCAACATTGGTACTGCCAACTCATCTGAACTCCTTCCTGAAATCCAAGCTGAGGAAACCTTGGACAATGGAAGTTCCATTCTTAAGGAAGAAACAATCGAAGCTTCTGTTTCATCTCAACTTGATGATCTGCTAGATAAGACTCTTTGCCTTGGCCCTGCAAAGGTGTCAGGTAAAAGCTCTCTGCTTACCAGCATCCCTTCAAGTTTAGCAGAAGATGATGATGATCTTGAAGTGAAAAGGCCAACTATAAGAGACAAACCATACATATCGAAAGCAGAGAGAAGAAAATTGAAGAAGGGCCAAGTTAATGATGAAACTGCTACTGATTCTCAAAATGGTGAAGCTGTAGAAACACCAGGTACATCAAAGCAAGAAAAGGGAAAGGCAGAGACAAAGGCTACTGATTCTAAAGCAAGTCAGCCAGATACTTCACAGCAAGAAAAAGGAAAGGCAAACACAAAGGCTACTGGTTCTAAATTAAGCCAGCCAGGTAATTCACAACAAGAAAAAGGCAAGGGAAGCACTCACGCTGGTAACGCTAAAGTAAGCCGTGGACAGAAAGGGAAGCTTAAGAAGATTAAAGAGAAATATGCAGAGCAGGATGAAGAAGAAAGAGAGATCCGTATGGCATTGCTCGCG TCATCTGGGAAAGCATTGCGGAAGGATAAACCTTCACAAGATGTAGAAGAAACCTCTGTTAAAGAATCAAAACCATCAGCTG GTGAAGATGATTCGTCAAAAATATGTTATAAATGCAAAAAGGCTGGACATCTTTCTCGCGATTGCCCAGAAAGCACATCTGAGGTGGACCGAAATGATGGCAGTATTAGTAGAAGCAGAGACGATACGGGTACCAATACTGCTCCTGCTGGTGGCAACAGTCCTATGGACGAAGACGATGTTCAAGAAATTGGTGATGAAGAGAAAGAAAAGTTGATTGACTTGGACTACTTAACTGGAAACCCACTACCAAATGATATTTTGCTATATGCTGTACCTGTGTGTGCCCCTTACAACGCATTGCAGACATACAAATATCGTGTAAAGATTACCCCAGGCACTGCAAAGAAAGGGAAAG CTGCAAAAACCGCGATGAGCTTGTTCCTGCACACACCTGATGCTACCAACCGTGAGAAGGAGCTCATGAAGGCATGCACAGACCCTGAGCTGGTGGCTGCAATCGTCGGGAATGCCAAGATCACAGCGCCTGGCCTCACTCAACTGAAGCAGAAACAGAAGCAGAAGGGGAAGAAGTCTGCAAAACAGAACTAG